GTCATTAAGCTCATCCCACACTGAAGGAGAAGGGAGTTATACTCACTTCTTGAGGATAgaatacataaattatttggaattcttttgcatgagagatttgtctcttttctttcatttatttatttagtcataGCATTTACTTATGACAGTATGGACTtagggatatttattttatactttgggttataatcaaATACTACTTTCtttgctcaaattgtttcagcCTTGGCTATTGAGAGCTCTTTCCGTTGGCTCCTGGGCTCCTTTGACGTACACCCATCAGtgtgagtttgtttgtttgcctgcttgtttgttttctgagcACTTGATTTCTGCCACTGAAAAATGCTCCAGACTCATTTTGTGTGTTTCCTGTCCAGTCCTATAATCATCCAGTTCTTCAAGAAGCCTTGGTTCCTTTCATTGGAGAATggtgttagaaaccaagatctgggtactAGGTGTCCTGGTTGCTACTCGGGTATCATTGCTTCTAGGCATTCTCAACTGATTGAACAAAGAAATATACTTGTGTATATTAGCCTGttatatgtatatctataaatCCTTCTATATTTAGCCATCTGTATTTATATTAAGCTAAATATGAGTTCATGCTGAGTCTCCAACTTTAATCCATTACCATATGGATCATCCTAGCCTCCTcctcttgcttatctgtaaatgCCTACTCTGACAGTGAGAAAGTTGGCTCCTACCATGCATCGTTCATCTACATAATGGTTCAGTTCCAGTGTACATATATAgcagtatcagaattgttaactCATACCCCTTTGGGGAACAGTTTTATCAGCTAGAATGCCTGTttgcagttccttttgcctttgaTTTACAGATACCACCCATTTCTTAAGTTACTTTGGTCAgcatctcccctccctgcccctcacttCAGTGAAGTTGTTTCATATGTTTGTAATACAATTATATGCTCTTGACCTACTTCACGTTCCTCCAGGGGATCCTCTGACTGcctcagtgttttaaaaaaatatttgcatacattaaaGCTCACTCTGTGCTGTAAATTCCTATGAATTTTGGCAAATGcctaatgtcatgtatccaccgttacagtatcatacagaatagttttacttATGTAAAAAAATCCCTTGTACTTCAACTCTGCAACCCTCTCTGCCTCACCACAaagccctggaaaccactgatctctttctactgtttctgtagttttgccttttctagaacatTCCATAAATGGAGTCACATAGgatatagccttttcagactggcttctttcacttcacgatgtgcatttaaggttcctccatgtttttttcatggcttgatatctcatttctttttatcacagaatcatccattgtatggctgtattacagtttatccattcacctattggagaacattttctttgcttccagattttgatgattatgaataaaacaaacattgTGTGTAGGTTTtgcgtggacataagtttttGAATCTTTTGGGTGAATAcctaggagtgtgattgctggattgtgtAGTAAGcttatgtttagctttgtaagaaattgtcaaactgtcttctaaagtggctgttcATCTTGCATTCCCGTCAGCAGTAAATCAAAGTTCCTGTTTCCCATCTTCGTcggcatttggtattgtcagtttttaaacaattttagccattctaataggtgtatattGATTACTTGTTATTTCAATTTGcgtttctctaatgactaatgatgttgtgTATTTTTTCGTATACGTATttgccatatgtatatcttctttgatgaggtatTTGTTCAGGCGTTTTGCCCTTTTCTTTgcgggggggaagattagccctgagctaacatccactgccagtcctcctctttttggtgaggaagactggccctgagctaacatctgtgcccatctccctctactttatatgtgggacgcctgccacagcatggcttgatgagctgtgcgttggtccatgcccaggatccaaaccagccaaccccaagctgctgaagcggagcactcaaacttaaccactatgccactggaccagccccttttgcccatttcttaatggggttgtttgttttcttcctgttgagttctaagagttttttgtgtattttggataccactgctttatcagatatgtgttgtgcaaatattttctcacactctgtggcttgtcttttcaattctctttaacagtgtctttcactgaagttttttgtttgttttgtttggggttttttttggtgaggaagattggccctgagctaacatctgttgccagtcttcctcttttttttttttctctctaaagccccagcacatagttgtatgtcctagttgtagatcattctagttcttctgtgtgggatgctgtcacagcgtggcttaataagcggtgtgtaggtccatacccgggatccaaactggtgaaccccaggccgccagagcagattatgtgaacttaaccagtcggccatgaggccggcccccagaagtttttaataaagtctaccttattaattttttgtttcatggattgtgcttttggtgttgtatctaaaaactcattgccaacCCAGGATCacatagattttctcctatattttcttctaagaagtTTTATAGTATTGTGTTTTATATGTAGGTCTATGATCCATATTGAATTACTTTTTATAGAGGTGTCTTagtttaaattcttcttttttttgccataTCAACGTCCAATTTTTCCATCACTGTTTGTtgaaagactctcctttctccattgaattgcctttgctcctttgttaaagatcagtcatccttttactttatcacatttgtgtctatatttaaaatatgtttcctgTAGATAGCTGagttgtcttgtttttttatccagtctaaTAACTTCTGTCTTTTAATAGAAGTGTTTAGACCACTtaaaaatttcctctttaaaatcagctttattcagatatagtttatacaccataaaattcacccatttagaGGATACAATTCACTGGTTCtcagtatatttacagagttttgCAACCATCAGCATAATTTAATTCAGAGCATTTTCAGCTCCCCAGAAAGAAACCTTGTGTCCATTAGCAGTCACTGTCTaactcccctctcctctcccccagccctaggcaaccactaatctatttactgtctctctagatttgcctgttctggacatttcctattgATAAACTCacacaatatgtgatcttttgtgattggcttctttcacttaggatgCTGTTTTCAGGTTCGTTCATGTTgttgtatcaatacttcattcctttttatttatttttttgaggagcaGGAGTCaagttttttatttgttcatttcttacATTTGAAGTACTCCTCGATGGCATCCTTGGCCTGAGACTCTTTGCCATAGTCCTTCGCCACTACACAACTGCAACCAGCCACTTTCTGGGGCATTCCCCCTCGGTCAGTTTTGCAGAGGCCTGCCCATTCCCCTAGTTTTTTGTTGTCATCAACCTTAATCAGGCTGATCTGGTGTTGGGCACAAAGGACCTCCACCGACTTCACATACACAGGCTCGTCGCAGTTGGATGCAAGCACACAAAGATGAGCTTGGCGCTTGTCTAGGGCCTTGGCAGCTTCGCGGATCCGGTGTGGCAGGCCGTCGTGGATGAGGGCGGTCTTCAGCTCCTCTTGGAAGGTGCCGTTGACGTCCATTACACCTCCAGCAGCGATGCCTTCCAGGGCATGGCGTTGAGTCACGGGTGGAGCCGAATCTTGAACGCACTGCGCCTCCGTCTCTGCACGACTCAGCAGCGGCAGGAGAAGAGctgcattcctttttaaaaaaaattgtggcaaaattcatgtaatataaaattcagcattttaaCAACTATAAAAATGTACgactcagtggcatttagtacattcacaatgttatgtgactatcaccactatctagttccagaatgttttcatcaccccaaaaggaaaccgtTTTCCCTTTAAGTAGTCACTCTTCATTTCCTCTCCCCTAGCCGTtagcaaccactagtctgttttctttctctatggatttgcctgttctggtcatttcctgtaaatggaatcatatgcaATATGTGACCTTGGGGTTTGGCATCTTTTCCTTAGCATCATacttcctggttttttttttggggggggaagattagccctgagctaacgactgctgccaatcctcctctttttgctgaggaagcctggccctgagctaacatctgtgcccatcttcctccactttacatgtgggacgcctaccacagcatggcttgccgtgctgtgccatgtccacatctaggatctgaaccagtgaaccctcagccgccgaagtggaacgtgtgaacttaaccgctgtgccaccgggccagccccagtatcaTACTTTctggattcatccatgttatagcatgtctCAGtagtacttcattcatttttctggctgaataaaATTCTAGTGCATGGAAATACCATATTTCGTTTATTGATTCATAACTTGATCAATACTTgggttattttggtttttattttaattaattttttattgtggtaacattggtttatgacattatataaatttcggatatacatcattatatttcgatttctgtgtagattatatcatgttcaccacccaaacactgattacaatccatcaccatacacatgtgcctagtgacccctttcaccctcctccctccctgcttcccctcaggtaaccaccaatccaatctctgtctctctctcttttttttcctatcaggaagattggccctgagctaacatctgttgccaatcttcttccttttttttttctgcttcccccccccccaaatccccgaagtacatagttgtatattttagttgtgggtccttccagtcgtggcatgtgggacgctacctcaacgtggcctaatgagcagtgccatgtccgcgcctaggatccaaaccggcaaaaccctgggccaccgaagtggagcacgtgaacttaaccactcggccacggggccggccccaatcttcctctttttgcttgaggaagattgttgctgagctaacatctgtgccaatcttcctctattttatgtggaatgctgccacggtgtggcttgatgagtggtgccaggtctgtgcctgggatccaaacctgtgaaccctgggcagttgaagcagagtgcactagcttaaccattacgccaccaggccagcccctccaatctgtctttatgtgtttgttttgttgttgttgttatcttttttttatgagtgagatcatatggtagttgactttctccctctgacttattttgcttagcataataccctcaaggtccatccatgttgtcacaaatggcaagatttcatcctttttaatggctgagtagtattccgttgtgtgtatacaccacatcttctttattcatgtgtctcttgatgggcacctaagttggcaagtcttggctattgtgaataatgctgcagtgaacataggggtgcatatatctttacccattcttgttttaatgttctttggataaatacctagcagtggaatagctggatcgtatggtagttctatttttaattttttgaggaatctccatattgttttccgtagtggctgcaccagtttgcactcccaccagcagtgtatgagagttcccttttctccacatcctctccaacacttattatgtcctgtcttcttaattatagttATTCTGATGGGAGTGACATGATATcgcattgcagttttgatttgcgtttccctgataattagtgatgttgaacatcttttcatgtgcctattgcccatctgtatatcttcattggagaaatgtctgttcatatctttttctgtgttttggctGTTTTgagtagtgctgctatgaatatttgtgtacaagttgttctgtttttttttttttttttttttttttggtgaggaagattggccctgagctaacaactgatgccaatcttcctctttttgcttaaggaagattggccctgaactaacatctgtgccagtcctcctctattttgtgtgtgggttgccaccaaagcatggcttgatgatttgtgtaggtctgtgcccgggatctgaacccgtgaaccctgggtggctgaagtggagcatgcaaacttagccactataccactaggctggcccctgtatgcaagtttttatgtggacatatgttttcatttgtcatGGTAGGCCACTTAAATTTAGTGAAATTATCCATATGGTTGAATTCACATCTATtctcttgctatttgtttttaatttgtcctatctgttctttgttcccttttgAGTTGAGTGTATTTagtatttcatttatctccacaTTCACTTATTAGTTATGCatctttttttaagtaattgCCTTAAGGTTTAtaatatgcatctttaacttaCCACAGTCTGCCTTCAAATAGTATACTACTACTTCATGTATAACCTAGGACTCTTAATTCAGTACACTCCCATGCTCTTCCATTCGTCCTCATCATTAAAAAGAGTTCTACCTTGTTGGGTTGTTATGAGTatgaaatgagttaatgcacATAAAATACTTTGAACATAGCTCATGCTTTTATTTATATTGGgaataatagaagaaaacttcaTGTAAAGTTCTTGAATCTGCACATTGCAGATTCCTCTTACAGCCTGCTTCAGCTACCCACTTCTGTGATCAAACTCGAAGACTGTTGGTTCTCGATTTTGACTGAACGATACAGTTAACTGGGcagtttaaaaaatgttgatggggggctggtctggtggtgcagtagttgagttcgcatgttccactttggtggcctgtggtttgcctggtcggatcctggctgtggacctatgtaccactggtcaagccatgctttggcaggtgtcccacatataaagtagaggaagatcggcacggatgttagctcagggccagtcttcctccgcaaaaagaagaggattggtggcagatgttagctcagggctaatcttcctcaaaaaaaaatattgatggTAGTGTGCCATCCtcagaaattcttattttattggtctggttaaaaaaaaaaaaagtgttccaGCTGCCTCCAATGTGTAGTCAGAGCAGAGAACCATTACCCCAGGCTTTATCACTGTGATctataacttaaaatatttcaaacatgtaACTCTGACTTCCGTCTCTTCTTTTGCTAGCTCGTGTGCTCTAGTAGCCTGTTTTGACGTTTCTTGGATTCCTTCGAGACCTCCAGGCCATTAGCCACACGGCTTTTTCACTGTCCATCATCCCCTCATATAGTAATTTCTTTCCTTACCCAATTTCATTGATTgattgaataaaaattttaatgcctACTAGTGCTCTATACTATTTGGTGGGGTCAAGTTATCAACTCTCTTGTTCCTGTCATCCCTCACTGTAATTCAGGGCAAAGCTCCAGCCCTGGTTAAACTCAGTTCTTTGCTGACTCTGCTTCCTTGACCCTGAGCAGCTGAGTGTGACTAGAGAAAACCAACAGCAGTGCTGACTAGTCTCACTTTAAATTTAGGGCCATAGATCTCACTTGTGCCCTTCGCCTCACCTAGTCgttttcctctttcactttcGTTAGTAAGAAGACTATTtaatctcttttccttccttactCTTAGCTAAATATATGTGTGCCTACCCCGCCCTCTGTGCGGTGGCCTCTGGCCTGTTTAAGGACTTTGCTTCTGCAGTTATCCTTTCTCTCCCCTGTATCATTTTTCTTGCtgaatcatttttcatttttattttttttcatttttatttttttcttattttttttttgaggaagactggccctgagctaacatccgtgcccatcttcctctactttatacatgggacgcctaccacagcatggcttttgccaaaccgtgccacatccgcacccggaatctgaaccggggaaccccagaccactgaagcagaacgtgcgcacttatcTGCTgtggcaccaggccggcccctgaatcaTTTTTATAGGCATATGAATGTGCTGTAACATCTcagttctctctttctccctcccacacatccgtttctttctcatttttagcAAAATTTGTCAAGAAGAATTGCTCAGATGCAGTGTTTCTACTTTCTTTGCGTTTGTTCTCCAGCTCACTCCAGACTGGCTCTTCACTGCCACCAACTAAAACCACTGTTGTCAACATTTTCAATTGTAAAGTTACTCTATCTCTTGTCGACATTCAACACAGTTGATTGATCagttcctatttttttaaaaacttcacttGGTTTTCTGGATGCCATTCCATCCCGATTCTTTTCTGATTTACAGCAGTTGCTTGTCAGTCTTGTTTTctagcttctctttcttttcctctaaagGTTGGAGTGCCCTAGGCTTAGGCCTTATACCTTTTCTTTATCAGTATTTGTCACTTTTTAGGGTATCTTATCTAACTCCATGGTTGTAAGTATCATTAATTTGCTCTTGAATCCAGACTTGATATCTTTTTAAACTCCACACTATATTGGACTGCCTTCTCCACTTGAATGTTTTAGTCGGCATCTCAAATTTGTCCAAAACAgaatttttagtttatttcctCAAATCCTTTACTCAGACTTTACCATCTTAGTCTATGGCACCACCGTTCACCATCTTCACTTAGGCCACAAACTGGACATCattcttactttctctttttctctcattcttccaATTCATCAGCAGCAGTTTTTTCTTTAACTGTATCCCAAATCTTGCTGTTTCTTGTCACTCCCACTCCTTTGCCCTAATATAAGCGGTTATTCTCTCTTCTGGACTGTTGCAGTTGCCTCCTGAGTGCTCCCCCTGCTTCcgctcttttctccctctggtcTGTTTGTAGCAGctagtgtgattttttttaaggatataaATAATAACACATCACTCTCATGTAGAGGCCACTAGTAGCTTCCcatcacacttagaataaaacccaaagacCTTACCTTAGCCTAAAAGGTCCTATATGATTTCCCCCGTTGCTGACCTTATCTCCCAGTACTCTCCTAAGCTCCGGAGCCATGGCCTTGCTGTTCCTCGAAGATCAAGTTATTTGCTTGCcttaagacttttattttttattttcttctacttggaATGTTCTTTTCTATCATTGTATGATTCACTCCTTTATATTGCTTAGACCTCTGTTCAGatcttatttccttacttcttcCAAGAAGTCTTCACTGATTGCACTATAAAAACAAGCCCTTCCATTATCACTTTCTTTCCCtctatcttgctttattttttatcataGCACTTATactttctgaaattatttatttaaaagtttgtaCTTGTTTACTGATTACTCCCCAACTGTAACGTAAGTTCCATAAAGATGGGGCATTTGGTATTTTCATTACTTTAATTCTCAGCATTTAGAACAATGTCTGAGACTCACTCATAGGTTATTAATATACGAGCAATGATTGTTTAGCAAACGTAAGAACTCCTTCCCGTTAGCCACAAAactgtaaaatacttagaaataatcCAAACAAACAGTGGGCAAGACCTGGGTGAAGAAAATCATGAAACTTTACTTaaaggcttttttttaaaaaggacatggATAAAATGGAGAGCCATACTATGCCCCTCACTGCagaacttaatattgttaagatgcccATTCTCCTTAAGTAATGTGTGTTTTAGAGGAGTTCCAAACGAAGATCTCAATCCCTCCCACCCCTGAAACTTGGATGATAAACTTGAGTGAATAAGCCTGGAAAGTCTTAAAAAAGGATGAAGAAGGAGTTCTTCTACCAAATCAAAAAACATAAAGAACTTTATAATTAATTATGGGTGATACTAGCTTGGAAGTTAGCTAATGAACAAAATAGAagttatatatgaatatatatgaaatattttagcaGATTTTACTCTCTACTTTTTTAACTTTATAGTGAGTGTAGCTAAAATTGGGAATAATCATATTAGCAATTTTGCTTTCCTGCCTACTTCTCGAGCTGAAACCAGTGTTATTCCACTCATTATTTTCTTACCTTTCccactttcttccatttttctctatACTTTTGTTGAAATCTCAAAGGGTGagaactgctttttaaaaaaactttttattttgaaaaaatattcaaacctTGAGAAAAGTTCTAAGAATATTGTAATGAGCTCCCATTATATCCTTCACTTAGATTTACcagttattaacattttgccgGGTTATTGCTTGCTCTGTTTATGCATATTGTTGCATTTTTTTTAGAAATCAGTTGAGAATAAGTTCATCATATATTTGCTAAAatcaaggacattctcttacacAACAATACAGTGATCACATTAGGAAAATTAGCTTCGTTACAGATTTATCTAACATATAGTTTACAGTGAAATTTTTACGATACTATACCTTATAGCGgttttttgttcttctgttcCCAGATGCATTCTAGAATCACTCATTGTATTTAGTTGTCATTTATTTGGTAGATTTTCCACATAGACAGTCATGCGTGCAAACAGGgacagctttatttcttccatccctttctttctttttctacctttattgtattcttccttctgcctttttgAGGGTTTATTTTgctatccttttttttaaaatttatttttcttcttctccccaaggcctcccctcccccccgaccagtacatagttgtgtattttagttgtgggtccttctggctgtgctctgtgggatgtcgcctcagcatggcctgatgagcagtgccatgtctgcacccaggatccgaactggcgaaaccttggacctctgaagtggagtgtgcaaacttaactactccaCCGTGGGGCCTGCCcctattttgctcttctttttctagtttcttaaggttgAAGTTTAGATTGTTAATTTGAGAGCTTGCTTTTTTCCCTAGTAAGTACTTAATGCTGTATATTTCGCTGTAAGCACTGCTTTAAcagcatctcacaaattttgatatgtctttttgttcagttcaaaatattttataatttctttaaactTCCTCTTGaaccatgagttatttagaagtgagtttaatttctaagtgtttggagatttgcctgttatctttctgttgtCACTCATTTTGgtgctcagatttttttttttaaagattttatttttcctttttctccccaaagccttccgggacatagttgtatatttttaattgtgggtccttctagttgtactatctgggatgctgcctcagtatggcctgatgagtggtgagtggtgccatgtctgtgccctgg
The window above is part of the Equus caballus isolate H_3958 breed thoroughbred chromosome 23, TB-T2T, whole genome shotgun sequence genome. Proteins encoded here:
- the LOC138920300 gene encoding small ribosomal subunit protein eS12-like, whose amino-acid sequence is MDVNGTFQEELKTALIHDGLPHRIREAAKALDKRQAHLCVLASNCDEPVYVKSVEVLCAQHQISLIKVDDNKKLGEWAGLCKTDRGGMPQKVAGCSCVVAKDYGKESQAKDAIEEYFKCKK